The following proteins are encoded in a genomic region of Bradyrhizobium sp. SK17:
- a CDS encoding DMT family transporter yields the protein MQVWLLYLLALGAGISVATQQVLNGNLRSALNSPAWAGLVSYLGGLLTMAVVLVATREPMPSWKLVTAVPWWAWSGGVLGGVFILLMILLLPSLGAATLLALVVAGQMTAGIAMDHFGLFGLTQHPVSISRLAGIALIIGGVLLIKD from the coding sequence ATGCAAGTCTGGCTTCTCTATCTCCTCGCGCTCGGCGCCGGCATCAGCGTTGCCACGCAGCAGGTCCTCAACGGCAATCTCAGGTCCGCACTCAACTCGCCGGCTTGGGCTGGCCTCGTCAGCTATCTCGGCGGGTTGCTGACGATGGCGGTCGTGCTGGTCGCAACGCGCGAGCCGATGCCCTCCTGGAAACTCGTGACCGCCGTGCCCTGGTGGGCGTGGAGCGGCGGCGTGCTCGGTGGCGTGTTCATCCTGCTGATGATCCTGCTATTGCCCTCGCTCGGCGCCGCGACCTTGCTGGCGCTGGTGGTCGCGGGCCAGATGACCGCGGGCATCGCGATGGATCATTTTGGCCTGTTCGGGCTGACGCAGCATCCGGTGTCGATCTCACGACTGGCGGGCATCGCGCTGATCATCGGAGGCGTGCTTCTGATCAAGGACTGA
- a CDS encoding Isoquinoline 1-oxidoreductase subunit, with translation MTSETRFRIMAALTALATSLGAGYAASESASHALASPESFAGIENVEQRSAAIFTELGKVLTHPRCTNCHPAGDSPRQGDISRLHQPPVTRGADGHGKDAMRCSICHQHANFDPGRVPGHPEWHLAPREMAWAGKTVGEICAQLRDPARNGGRKVEDLIDHIGKDTLVGWAWHPGFGRSPAPGTQAQAGALVEAWVKTGAACPAP, from the coding sequence ATGACATCGGAAACTCGGTTTCGGATCATGGCGGCGCTGACGGCGCTCGCGACCAGCCTGGGTGCCGGCTACGCGGCGTCGGAGAGCGCAAGCCACGCCCTCGCCTCGCCGGAAAGCTTTGCCGGGATCGAGAATGTCGAGCAGCGCTCCGCGGCGATCTTCACCGAACTCGGCAAGGTCCTGACCCATCCGCGCTGCACCAACTGCCACCCCGCCGGCGACAGCCCCCGGCAAGGCGATATCAGCCGCCTGCACCAGCCACCGGTCACGCGCGGTGCCGATGGCCACGGCAAGGACGCCATGCGCTGTTCGATCTGCCACCAGCACGCCAATTTCGATCCCGGTCGTGTGCCCGGACATCCGGAATGGCACCTCGCGCCGCGCGAGATGGCATGGGCTGGCAAGACCGTCGGCGAGATTTGCGCGCAGCTCCGGGACCCCGCACGCAATGGCGGCCGCAAGGTCGAGGACCTGATCGACCATATCGGCAAGGACACGCTGGTCGGCTGGGCCTGGCATCCCGGCTTCGGCCGCTCGCCGGCGCCGGGCACGCAGGCGCAGGCCGGCGCGCTGGTCGAGGCCTGGGTGAAGACCGGCGCGGCCTGTCCCGCGCCGTAA
- a CDS encoding (2Fe-2S)-binding protein yields the protein MTTLNLTINGHKHGPIEVRDDLSMNDLLREMLGMTGTKFGCGAAQCLSCAIIVDNPDGSSYTTPTCVVPAANFDGMAIRTVEGHAKDGELSALQRAFIDHFAFQCGYCTAGFLNEGQVLLERLAKTPVARDQLETVIADALDGHLCRCTGYIKYHQAVRDVILADSQRYLTANK from the coding sequence GTGACGACGCTCAACCTCACCATCAACGGCCACAAGCACGGCCCGATCGAGGTCCGCGACGACCTCTCGATGAACGATCTGCTGCGCGAGATGCTCGGCATGACCGGCACCAAGTTCGGTTGTGGCGCCGCGCAGTGCCTGAGTTGTGCAATCATCGTCGATAATCCCGACGGCAGCAGCTACACCACGCCGACCTGCGTGGTGCCGGCGGCGAATTTCGATGGCATGGCGATCCGCACCGTCGAGGGCCACGCCAAGGACGGCGAGCTCTCCGCCTTGCAGCGCGCCTTCATCGACCACTTCGCGTTCCAGTGCGGCTACTGCACGGCCGGCTTCCTCAACGAAGGCCAGGTGCTGCTCGAACGGCTGGCGAAGACGCCGGTGGCGCGGGACCAGCTCGAGACCGTCATCGCCGATGCGCTCGACGGCCATCTGTGCCGCTGCACCGGCTACATCAAATATCACCAGGCGGTGCGTGACGTGATCCTCGCCGATTCCCAACGCTATCTCACCGCCAACAAGTGA
- a CDS encoding tetratricopeptide repeat protein, whose product MFRSLHAIAFAAALAVPALAHAQSADLVLCDRLAADPTDPDKPADVKGVPEIAPADIATAIKYCAVAAKASRRAMYELGRAYAANKQTLEAASAWRKAADKGSTSAMVELGVLYGNGTSVAKDEAQARKLFERAAQAGNARGVSNLAALGGSAAADPARARELLARSAETNAEAQYQLGMMLAEGKGGAQDDAGARALFEKAAAQNHPGALERMGAFAQAGRGGPKDTDAAKAYYERAAALGDEDAKKALERARCPYVIKDKRGNAVTNLCF is encoded by the coding sequence ATGTTCAGATCCCTCCATGCAATTGCCTTTGCCGCGGCGCTGGCCGTGCCCGCACTCGCTCACGCGCAATCGGCCGACCTCGTGCTGTGCGACCGGCTCGCTGCCGATCCCACCGATCCTGACAAGCCGGCCGACGTGAAGGGGGTGCCCGAGATCGCGCCGGCGGATATTGCGACCGCGATCAAATATTGCGCGGTGGCGGCAAAGGCCTCACGTCGGGCGATGTACGAACTCGGCCGCGCCTATGCCGCCAACAAGCAGACGCTGGAAGCGGCAAGTGCCTGGCGCAAGGCCGCCGACAAGGGTTCGACCTCGGCGATGGTCGAACTTGGTGTGCTCTATGGCAATGGCACTAGCGTCGCCAAGGACGAGGCGCAGGCGCGCAAATTGTTCGAGCGCGCGGCGCAGGCCGGCAATGCGCGCGGCGTCAGCAATCTGGCGGCGCTCGGCGGCAGCGCGGCTGCGGATCCGGCACGTGCACGCGAATTGCTCGCCAGGTCCGCCGAGACCAATGCCGAGGCGCAGTACCAGCTCGGCATGATGCTCGCCGAAGGCAAGGGCGGCGCGCAGGACGATGCCGGTGCGCGGGCGTTGTTCGAGAAGGCGGCGGCGCAGAACCACCCGGGCGCGCTGGAGCGGATGGGGGCGTTCGCGCAGGCCGGTCGCGGCGGGCCGAAGGATACCGATGCCGCCAAGGCCTATTACGAGCGGGCGGCCGCGCTCGGCGACGAGGATGCCAAGAAGGCGCTGGAGCGGGCCCGCTGTCCCTATGTCATCAAGGACAAGCGCGGCAATGCCGTGACCAATCTTTGCTTCTGA
- a CDS encoding xanthine dehydrogenase family protein molybdopterin-binding subunit: MRPSRREFVKWLSAGGISVSLSHLALAKEPAFASRETLPGRGHFNPAAKGVGRVDGVAKVTGAKLYASDFRAADMPGWPATTSHAILVRANDATHVYAGIDLARLDGPAKPSVVVTAADLDRVGTRVPEFYTGDLFCPVGKTPLYLGQPVALLIFAQFDAFDRARLALRDGTFVKFGDETGPVILPNYGAYRFTRVAGASPDAPDVYSPIQAGWVSPSRIQNAALPVWLPLAKETKADYAKAATHGEAIRAQLAKDDPSQLVLDREFETQSVDPMFLEPESGLAWYSDDSGQLELVLGVQSPYEATESIAFMLGKARAPFRPSHINAQFAHVGGGFGGRDHTPFVLYVALAAMFFPGRPVRLAHDRYQQFQGGIKRHPIKMRSRIGIDRASGRITAFAADHVLDGGGLANFSANVAVVAATAAIGIYDIPKVDVTTVALHSRGVTAGSMRGYGTLQTMTALEVLIDEAASELKLDPIAFRRNNALKQNGRTMTGNPYIVSVRTPDILDKLEKHPIWQQRADFKRQAPEGRLVGTGVACVTKDYGSGADCSLGRVEIDPEGRIAIHCDHVEMGNGIGTALANRVANHLGAVADEVAVSRVDSYDALGLVTSGDPYTMDQKTQDLAEKNPRWVPAISSATSASIGAHVGTHSAAEAARIVFRFGLWPAALELWRIAKTDPRARQSDRAHWQDGQLALDDLAPLPLPKLAATAHARGFVTGAIAHSFSRWAWSRGRFPLFGEQVRAEIDALAIRRGRGRFARIDRTSVKFPPTDNNRIGTAYTSMCGTLVRIEIERATGILRIAKAYSVFECGQALVPEVVLGQSHGGFAMGVGYALLETLPPFEGGPGNGQWNLGQYLIARGSDLPLHDLEIEMLPPLTPDEPPKGMAEVVMIPIVPALLNAINDATGHRFRSLPVTSSLLKGALA; the protein is encoded by the coding sequence ATGCGGCCTTCGCGACGCGAATTCGTGAAGTGGTTGTCGGCGGGCGGCATCTCGGTCAGCCTGTCGCATCTGGCGCTTGCGAAGGAGCCGGCCTTCGCGAGCCGTGAGACGCTGCCTGGGCGCGGCCATTTCAATCCGGCGGCAAAAGGCGTTGGCCGCGTCGACGGCGTGGCCAAGGTCACCGGCGCGAAACTCTACGCCTCCGACTTCCGCGCCGCCGACATGCCGGGCTGGCCCGCGACCACCTCGCACGCCATCCTGGTCCGCGCCAATGACGCCACGCATGTCTATGCCGGCATCGACCTCGCCCGCCTCGATGGTCCGGCAAAGCCCTCGGTCGTCGTGACCGCTGCCGATCTCGACCGGGTCGGCACCCGGGTGCCCGAGTTCTACACCGGCGATCTGTTCTGCCCGGTCGGCAAGACGCCGCTCTATCTCGGGCAGCCGGTCGCGCTATTGATCTTCGCGCAGTTCGACGCCTTCGACCGCGCCCGCCTCGCGCTGCGCGACGGCACGTTCGTCAAATTCGGCGACGAGACCGGCCCCGTGATCCTGCCGAACTACGGCGCATATCGCTTCACGCGCGTCGCTGGCGCATCACCCGATGCGCCCGACGTGTACTCGCCGATCCAGGCCGGCTGGGTCTCGCCGAGCCGGATCCAGAACGCGGCACTGCCGGTCTGGTTGCCGCTCGCCAAGGAGACCAAGGCGGACTACGCCAAGGCCGCAACCCATGGCGAAGCGATCCGCGCCCAGCTCGCCAAGGACGATCCGTCACAGCTCGTGCTCGATCGCGAGTTCGAGACCCAGTCGGTCGATCCGATGTTCCTCGAACCGGAGAGCGGGCTCGCCTGGTACAGCGACGACAGCGGCCAGCTCGAATTGGTGCTCGGCGTGCAGTCGCCCTATGAGGCGACCGAGTCGATCGCCTTCATGCTCGGCAAGGCCCGCGCGCCGTTCCGGCCCTCGCACATCAACGCCCAGTTCGCCCATGTCGGCGGCGGCTTCGGCGGCCGCGACCACACCCCGTTCGTGCTCTACGTGGCATTGGCGGCGATGTTCTTTCCGGGACGGCCGGTGCGGCTGGCGCATGACCGCTACCAGCAGTTCCAGGGCGGCATCAAACGCCACCCGATCAAGATGCGCTCGCGGATCGGCATCGACCGCGCCAGCGGCAGGATCACGGCATTCGCCGCCGATCATGTGCTCGACGGCGGCGGGCTCGCCAATTTCTCCGCCAATGTCGCGGTCGTTGCCGCGACCGCCGCAATCGGCATCTACGACATCCCGAAGGTCGACGTCACCACGGTGGCGTTGCATTCACGCGGCGTCACCGCGGGCTCGATGCGCGGCTACGGCACGCTGCAGACCATGACCGCGCTGGAAGTGCTGATCGACGAGGCCGCAAGCGAGCTCAAGCTCGATCCAATCGCGTTCCGCCGCAACAATGCGCTGAAGCAGAACGGCCGGACCATGACCGGCAATCCCTACATCGTGTCGGTGCGCACGCCCGACATCCTCGACAAGCTCGAGAAGCATCCGATCTGGCAGCAGCGCGCCGACTTCAAGCGGCAAGCCCCCGAAGGACGGTTGGTCGGCACCGGCGTCGCCTGCGTCACGAAGGATTACGGCTCGGGCGCGGATTGCTCGCTCGGCCGGGTCGAGATCGATCCCGAGGGACGGATCGCGATCCACTGCGATCATGTCGAGATGGGCAATGGCATCGGCACCGCGCTCGCCAACCGGGTCGCGAACCATCTTGGCGCCGTCGCCGACGAGGTCGCAGTCTCCCGGGTCGACAGCTACGACGCGCTCGGGCTCGTCACCTCGGGCGATCCCTACACGATGGATCAGAAGACCCAGGACCTCGCCGAGAAGAACCCGCGCTGGGTGCCCGCGATCAGCTCGGCGACCAGCGCCTCGATCGGCGCCCATGTCGGCACGCATTCGGCGGCCGAGGCCGCCCGCATCGTCTTCCGTTTCGGCCTGTGGCCGGCGGCGCTGGAGCTCTGGCGCATTGCGAAGACCGATCCGCGTGCCCGGCAATCGGACAGAGCGCACTGGCAGGATGGCCAGCTCGCGCTCGACGATCTCGCGCCGCTGCCACTGCCGAAGCTTGCGGCGACCGCCCATGCGCGCGGCTTCGTCACCGGCGCCATCGCGCACAGCTTCTCGCGCTGGGCCTGGTCGCGCGGCCGCTTCCCGCTGTTCGGCGAGCAGGTTCGCGCCGAGATCGATGCGCTGGCGATCCGCCGTGGCCGCGGCAGGTTCGCGCGGATCGACCGAACCAGCGTGAAATTCCCGCCGACCGACAACAACCGGATCGGCACCGCCTACACCTCGATGTGCGGCACGCTGGTCCGCATCGAGATCGAGCGCGCGACCGGCATCTTGCGGATCGCCAAGGCCTACAGCGTGTTCGAATGCGGCCAGGCGCTGGTGCCCGAAGTGGTGCTCGGCCAGTCGCATGGCGGCTTCGCCATGGGTGTCGGCTACGCGCTGCTGGAAACCCTGCCGCCGTTCGAAGGCGGCCCCGGCAACGGGCAATGGAATCTCGGCCAGTATTTGATCGCGCGCGGCTCCGACCTGCCGCTGCACGATCTCGAGATCGAGATGCTGCCGCCGCTGACGCCGGACGAACCGCCGAAGGGCATGGCGGAGGTTGTCATGATCCCGATCGTGCCGGCGCTGCTCAACGCCATCAACGATGCCACGGGCCACCGCTTCCGCTCGTTGCCGGTGACATCGAGCCTGCTCAAGGGAGCGCTTGCGTGA
- a CDS encoding substrate-binding domain-containing protein — MSGRDNSVRVLSTLALKGAIARLAGAYQAASGVAIDADFAPTLALLERLRGGEVADLVILTREGLDEMTGEGRVAPDSAIDLARSYVGVAVQAGAMHPDIATEAALRSALLGARAVAYSRLGASGILFARLIEQLRIAAEINARAVIIPVGFTAEKLISGEADLAIQQISELKQIDGIEVVGPLPLELQTPAVFSAGRMVASQRAAAADHLLRYLSSADIAPVLRETGLEP, encoded by the coding sequence ATGAGCGGAAGAGACAATTCGGTCCGCGTGCTCTCGACGCTGGCGCTCAAGGGCGCGATTGCGCGCCTTGCCGGGGCGTACCAGGCGGCAAGCGGCGTCGCGATCGATGCCGACTTCGCGCCGACGCTGGCGCTGCTCGAACGCCTGCGCGGCGGCGAGGTAGCCGATCTCGTGATCCTCACCCGCGAGGGCCTCGACGAGATGACCGGCGAGGGCCGCGTTGCGCCGGACAGCGCGATCGATCTCGCGCGCTCCTATGTCGGCGTCGCGGTGCAGGCGGGCGCCATGCATCCCGACATCGCAACCGAAGCCGCGCTGCGTTCGGCGCTGCTCGGCGCGCGGGCGGTGGCTTACTCGCGGCTTGGCGCCAGCGGTATCCTGTTCGCGCGGCTGATCGAGCAGCTCCGCATCGCCGCGGAAATCAACGCGCGCGCGGTGATCATTCCCGTCGGGTTCACCGCCGAAAAGCTCATCAGCGGTGAAGCCGATCTCGCGATCCAGCAGATCAGCGAGTTGAAGCAGATCGACGGCATCGAGGTCGTCGGGCCGCTTCCCCTGGAATTGCAGACACCCGCTGTGTTCTCCGCCGGCCGTATGGTCGCATCGCAACGCGCTGCGGCGGCCGATCATCTGCTACGCTATCTGTCGTCGGCTGACATCGCGCCGGTGCTGCGCGAGACCGGGCTCGAGCCTTGA